The following nucleotide sequence is from Pochonia chlamydosporia 170 chromosome 4, whole genome shotgun sequence.
AACATTCTCTCCAGTATGTAACATTGTCCGACTCAATTTCGAACCCTAGAAATTAACCCTAAAAAGTTACGAGTTTCCCACACCTTCACAACAAGCATTGGTCCACCATGAGCATAGAAACATTCCATGCTTGCCTTGAGAGTAATTGGCCCGCAATCGAGACTCGTGCCTCCAGTTTTACCGGTGTACGTATTGGAGAGAGGTCTCTCAATATGACTCTCACTTAGCTCAGCACCGGTCGCTAGATTAATCAATTTTACCCTGCTTTCGTGGGAGTGCGCAGtcttcagcaacagcttAACGCCAAAGCGCATTCCAAGCAGAGGCGGTACTCGATATTCAAATATATGGGTGACAGAGAATGAATTCAGATTCCACGAGGGAGAAGTCTGAGGTAATTGTAAAGTGACTGAACTAGTCTCCTTGCAGTGAGTCCAGTTCACGTCGTCTGGATAATATTCTCGCCACTCCCAATGAGGTGACTGCTCTGGTGCATAGAGGATCAGACATCGGAAATAGCTGACAAAGAGATATTTAAATTCAATCCCTTTGATTAGCGTAATCTGTTCCATAGACTCTGCCAGCGCAATTGGAGAGGATACAAAGACTCGCTCTAATGCGAGAGACGGATAACGAGTGTAAAGAAGGTTGTCGGTCGAATTACGTCGCAGCGGAATGCCTACTCTAGAACCTAAGTCTCCATCAAAGAGACAGGACAAGATAGCAATGCATTCCCACTCCGACTCTCCGCGCTTTAATGGAAGCTCTATATCGACGCCTTTGTTGGAAATCGAGAGCTTTCCACCAATAGGCAAAGGCAGGGCTGAAATGTTTGCACTCTGTTCAAAGAATTCTGGCGATTGAGCTAAAGCCCCGACGTCGTTGAATCGAGACGATACTAATTTCGAAGCATCCCAGGCAAAGATAGTTTGATCGTCGGACTGTTTTAAAATCTCTTCTTGAAGTCGTATAAACGCCTTACTTCCCTCGCCGTAGAGTAGTGGCATATTAACATTGAAGATCCCTAGCAGGCAGTACGCTGTATCTTCAGGTCGCGTGGTTTTCCTCTTAGATGCCCACGACATCTTTTGTGCTAAGCTGGTTGAATGTAGGTTCCGTTCTAAAAGTACGTCCTGTGGAATATTAGTCGCTGTAGAGATACGATCTACCAGAGATGCCTTGCAACCGATATATCGCCAGT
It contains:
- a CDS encoding ankyrin repeat-containing protein (similar to Colletotrichum gloeosporioides Nara gc5 XP_007277583.1); its protein translation is MRLINIRTLSLEEFITTPPPYVALSHTWENEELTLQEFIRPNSKLRAGRKKVLDFCRTIKTQQSVPSVDYAWVDTCCIDKTSSSELSEALNSMFSWYWESDCCYAFLSDVTYDPTSKCVDKGFEESRWFTRGFTLQELLAPKELKFFDKHWRYIGCKASLVDRISTATNIPQDVLLERNLHSTSLAQKMSWASKRKTTRPEDTAYCLLGIFNVNMPLLYGEGSKAFIRLQEEILKQSDDQTIFAWDASKLVSSRFNDVGALAQSPEFFEQSANISALPLPIGGKLSISNKGVDIELPLKRGESEWECIAILSCLFDGDLGSRVGIPLRRNSTDNLLYTRYPSLALERVFVSSPIALAESMEQITLIKGIEFKYLFVSYFRCLILYAPEQSPHWEWREYYPDDVNWTHCKETSSVTLQLPQTSPSWNLNSFSVTHIFEYRVPPLLGMRFGVKLLLKTAHSHESRVKLINLATGAELSESHIERPLSNTYTGKTGGTSLDCGPITLKASMECFYAHGGPMLVVKVWETRNFLGLISRVRN